The nucleotide window GAATTCGCATCGTTGTCCTGAAGCTCGGTGTCAGCCTCTTTGACCCAGGAAACCCGCTTGCCTTTGAGAGCTTGGAAAAGGTCATCCAGGCCACGGCCTTCGACGCTCACGGTAGTTCCCATGAAATTCAGATCAAGGGCGCTGGTCTCCGGGCTATAGTTGAACCATGAGAGTTTGTCGTAGGCAAATGCCGTCTTGATGCCGTCACGGAAGCGGATTTCTAGGAAATGTTCCGAGCCGTCTACGCGGATCAACTGATAGAATCCGGCAGGCGGCTCATCCGGATTCTTCCGGTGTGCGTCGAGTATTGAATCAATCGTGTCGCTCATACGGGAGGTGTGTCTCATCATCTACCCCTGCGGATGGGCGGAGTAGGGGTAGGGGGCTTGGGAGATGGCGGCTTCTGAGTGATCTGCTGCTTGATCTGCTCTTCACGGGTCTTCTTGTTTCCGGACAGCTTGCCCACGGAGGCCTTTGTTTTGCTGAAATCGATCTCTCGCTGGCTGCCGCGCTTCGCCGCATCGCGACCGCGCTGTGTGCGTTCGACGACCTCCTTGAGGTGCTTGTCGCTGGCCTTCATTTCTTTCGCCGTGTCTTGGAGCTCGCTATTCTTGATTCCACGGTTGGCCCTTTTTCCCTCTGGCTTTTTGGGCTTGTCCTCGCGTGGTGAAGTTCGCTTCTTCTCGGGTTCTTTTGGGTCCGGTTTCTTCGAGAGTTCCGCAGGTTGCTCAGGCTGCTTCTCGGCTTTCTCGTTTCGGCGCGGGTCGGGTATGCCTTTTTTGCCGCGCCCCTTGGACTTCCGTGAGTCGGGATGGCCCTTAGCCCGGTTCTTGCCGTCAGGCGAAACGTTCGCCCGACGCATTTCAATGTAGTCGACGAAGGACGAAATTGCCTGCTTCGGATCGATGTTCCGATCGGCCATCACCTTTTGGGCGTGGCTGGCGAACTTCTGTTTCCGATGCTCCCGATTGGCGGCGATCCGTTTGGTCCACTCCACTCCCTTGAGGCTGCCTTTCATAAATATTTCCTCTCCAAGTCCGGTGAATTCCAAAGCGGAAAGTCGACGCGCGGAGTTGCCGACTGCCAATTGCAGGCCCGTTCGATCGTCGGTGTAGATGCGCAAGCGCTCTTTGCCGCGGCTGATGGATACATAGAACTGCTCGCTACTGCCGGCGCGGAAAGACATGGCCGATTGTGCTACGAAAACCTCACGCGAGGTTTTGCCCTGCGAACTGTGGGACGTGTCGTAGCCGTGAGCGACGTGGCCGAAATCCGGACTCAGGACGAGCCCGTTGGCCAGCGTGATACGCCCATCCTTTCCAATGCCTTTGACTGTAGAGAGTTTTCCGTTCTCCAGCCGCCGTCCGTTCAGATCTCTTCCACCATTGGTAATTTTCAGGGGATCGCCTGGGGCGAATTGAACCTCGCCAATCTCATAGACGCGAAATCGGTCCGCCTTCGCTAGATCAAGTGCCACACGTTTCCCATTCGGGGCCTGTGCCCAGACGGTCTTTGCCGGATCGACTCCAAGTACCGGAAGAATGGCACCACGCTTGATCCCTGCCACATTCTGGTGGAACTGAACCATCTGACCGGGTTCGTAATTTTCGGCACGGCCTTTCTCGGCGTCCTCCCATTTCAATTCACGGTACTGGCGGAACCGCTGTTCAGGACCAAGCTTCCCGATTTCCGACAGATGAACGCGGATGGCTTTCACCGCAGCGCGCGCCTCTGCATGGGTTGGTGAGACCAGCAGGGGGGCTATCCCTGTTTCAAGGATGCATTGAGCGTAGTCTCGGGCAAGCCGTTGATAGCGGATTTCTGCATCTGGAACCTCCGTTATTGCGCCAATCTCGTCTAAGCGGGCAAAGGCGGTCTTCAGATCCTTGTCTGCCATGGCCTCCACAGCCTTGCGGTAGCCTTCGGATTCCTGTCGGCGGATCTGGCGTACCGTAGCGACTGGCAAGCCGGCATAGGTTTCCAATAGCCGCATCGAGTCACCGCGGGCGACCGGCGCGTGCTGCCCTGTATCGCCAGAGAGGATCACCCGTGTGGATTGACCAGCGATCTCCATGATCCTTGCCAGGTCGGGAATTCCGATTGTACCCGCCTCGTCGATTAGGATCACGTGACCCCGGGTAGCGAGCTGGAGCTGCTTGTCCACAAGCAATCGGGCCACGGTTTCCGCTCCCTTGAAGCCTTCGTCGCGGAGCACTCCTCGTGAGGCCTGTGCCGATGGCGCAAATGCGAAGAGGCGCCGACCGGATTTCTCAACTTGTTCACGAACCTCGGATAGAAGGGTCGTCTTTCCACTCCCCGCCTTCCCGCGTAGCGCTATGACCTGGTCATGGGATTTCAAAATGTGGCGAACCGCCTCGCGCTGTTCCTTGGAAAGGAAATCCCGGGAGAAACTTAGACGTCCTTTGTGAATCGGTGCGAGCTTGCCGCGTCCATCCCGAACGCGCTGGATCATCAGGGCCTCCTCAACAACCCGGGGAATGGTGGTCACCTTTGGTTCGCCGCCAATTTCGCGTTCGATGAATCCCCTCCGCTTCATCTCGGCTTCGATATCCGCGAGCGTGACGCTGCCGACACCGAATTTCAGAGCTGAGGCGAGGATACGATTCCGGTCGACGACGCTTTCCCGCTGGAACAACTTGGCCTCAGCGAAATCGAGTGCTTCACCGACTGTTGTTCGTGGTGCCGATGGTGGTCGGAGTTGGCGACGATATGCCTGATCGAGCGCAGCCTGTTCAGCTCCGTTCATGCGGGACTTCCACGCCTCTACGAGATCGGACTCACTCAGGCCGTTCTTCTTCCGGTTCCGGGTTTTGGCGCCAAGCTTGTCCTTCTCCTTCGGATCAGTGATCCCAAGCTGCTTCGCTAGCTTCTCGATTTCGTCGGTTCTTCGGGAGAACTTCTTCAGTAGTGAT belongs to Luteolibacter ambystomatis and includes:
- the mobF gene encoding MobF family relaxase, with the protein product MLRIIQSTNAASAAHYYTEGLKREDYYSLGHEVEGRWHGLALEKLGLASGNTETAKQFTALLHNRHPLTDKKLTPRMNAGENRTPGWDFVFSLPKSCSLLLAVTGDEELKRAFRESVAETMAEIEKQVATRVRIGRRQEDRATGNFAWCEFLHTTTRPLEDGLPDPHFHIHAYVFNLTHDLVEDRFKAAKIREIKDNGFFYEALYDSILTQKLEKIGYPVERTAKGWELAWLNDPSLLKKFSRRTDEIEKLAKQLGITDPKEKDKLGAKTRNRKKNGLSESDLVEAWKSRMNGAEQAALDQAYRRQLRPPSAPRTTVGEALDFAEAKLFQRESVVDRNRILASALKFGVGSVTLADIEAEMKRRGFIEREIGGEPKVTTIPRVVEEALMIQRVRDGRGKLAPIHKGRLSFSRDFLSKEQREAVRHILKSHDQVIALRGKAGSGKTTLLSEVREQVEKSGRRLFAFAPSAQASRGVLRDEGFKGAETVARLLVDKQLQLATRGHVILIDEAGTIGIPDLARIMEIAGQSTRVILSGDTGQHAPVARGDSMRLLETYAGLPVATVRQIRRQESEGYRKAVEAMADKDLKTAFARLDEIGAITEVPDAEIRYQRLARDYAQCILETGIAPLLVSPTHAEARAAVKAIRVHLSEIGKLGPEQRFRQYRELKWEDAEKGRAENYEPGQMVQFHQNVAGIKRGAILPVLGVDPAKTVWAQAPNGKRVALDLAKADRFRVYEIGEVQFAPGDPLKITNGGRDLNGRRLENGKLSTVKGIGKDGRITLANGLVLSPDFGHVAHGYDTSHSSQGKTSREVFVAQSAMSFRAGSSEQFYVSISRGKERLRIYTDDRTGLQLAVGNSARRLSALEFTGLGEEIFMKGSLKGVEWTKRIAANREHRKQKFASHAQKVMADRNIDPKQAISSFVDYIEMRRANVSPDGKNRAKGHPDSRKSKGRGKKGIPDPRRNEKAEKQPEQPAELSKKPDPKEPEKKRTSPREDKPKKPEGKRANRGIKNSELQDTAKEMKASDKHLKEVVERTQRGRDAAKRGSQREIDFSKTKASVGKLSGNKKTREEQIKQQITQKPPSPKPPTPTPPIRRGR